In Vanrija pseudolonga chromosome 4, complete sequence, a single window of DNA contains:
- the dntB gene encoding 4-methyl-5-nitrocatechol 5-monooxygenase, translating into MTIDTAIPPATATVLIIGAGPVGLSLAVQLRLLDVDTVVIEKDLEVRDGHPKGRSTDLRTVEHYRQWGVIESVRQQAWTTADPKHQVVITESLLTPPIGSFTMRVGRDEAEVVELAAETSLSIPQPRLQRILEARALELGAKVYRGWRAGNFVQDDSVATAVVVRDADGAFQSISAQYIVGADGPGSRVRKAVGIAVNGEGPLGRTFSYVVKSDGHRIRDILNSSPVYDALGMLVVINQEASGIVSTPNDDDWGYGVFIPGADAPALSDDVAKLKAQALLGGPGAVDFDIVSRADYRLITRIADAYRNGRFFVAGDAAHICPPTGGHNMNVGIDDAVNLAWKLAAVVQGWGSDALLDTYEAERRPVGLSVSAESLDNSLSMRRALERIKDTYADLSASERADIAWQATFKQWNTKGITLDIRYDSTAIGSRDGLPTPPVWHPSQYWNVAYPGHRAPHLVLTDGQPLIDHLGKHFTVIQVSSEAQAGDQASKLVAAGEAAGIDVKVVTIDSALAGSKFPQSLTLVRPDRFVSWVGEEVDDAEAVLARSTGR; encoded by the coding sequence ATGACCATCGACACTGCCATCCCTCCCGCGACAGCCACGGTGCTCATTATCGGCGCCGGTCCCGTCGGCCTATCGCTTGCAGTTCAGCTTCGCCTCCTCGATGTCGACACTGTGGTGATTGAGAAGGACCTTGAGGTTCGCGATGGCCATCCAAAGGGCCGCTCGACAGACCTGAGAACTGTAGAGCACTATCGCCAGTGGGGTGTCATCGAATCTGTTCGTCAGCAGGCATGGACGACAGCCGACCCCAAGCACCAAGTCGTCATCACCGAGTCACTCCTCACGCCTCCAATCGGATCGTTCACCATGCGCGTaggccgcgacgaggccgaagTTGTGGAACTCGCTGCAGAGACAAGTCTGTCGATTCCACAGCCCCGCCTTCAGAGGATCCTTGAGGCACGTgcactcgagctcggcgccaaggtgTATCGGGGATGGCGAGCAGGCAACTTTGTGCAGGACGATTCAGTTGCTACCGCCGTTGTCGTACGCGACGCGGATGGAGCGTTCCAATCTATCTCGGCCCAGTACATCGTTGGAGCGGATGGCCCGGGAAGTCGGGTGCGCAAGGCTGTCGGCATCGCGGTCAACGGCGAGGGCCCGCTCGGCCGAACCTTCAGCTACGTCGTCAAGTCGGATGGACACCGCATCCGGGACATTCTCAACAGCTCCCCCGTGTACGATGCTCTAGGAATGCTGGTCGTTATCAACCAGGAGGCAAGCGGGATTGTGTCCACCCCCAATGACGACGACTGGGGATACGGTGTGTTCATTCCCGGCGCCGATGCGCCTGCACTTTCGGACGAtgtcgccaagctcaaggcaCAGGCCCTCCTTGGTGGGCCGGGCGCTGTTGACTTTGACATTGTCTCTCGTGCCGACTACCGGCTCATCACTCGCATCGCCGATGCCTATCGCAACGGTCGGTTCTTCGTCGCAGGTGACGCAGCACACATTTGCCCCCCGACGGGCGGTCACAACATGAACGTCGGCATCGACGATGCGGTCAACCTGGCGTGGAAGCTTGCGGCCGTCGTGCAAGGCTGGGGCTCTGATGCGCTGCTGGACACATACGAGGCTGAGCGTCGACCAGTGGGTCTCAGTGTTTCCGCAGAGTCGCTCGACAACTCACTGTCCATGCGGCGTGCCCTGGAGCGAATCAAGGACACGTACGCCGACCTCTCGGCAAGCGAACGAGCCGACATTGCCTGGCAGGCGACGTTCAAGCAGTGGAACACAAAAGGCATCACTCTGGATATCCGGTATGACTCGACGGCGATTGGGAGCAGGGATGGGCTGCCGACACCACCTGTCTGGCACCCCTCGCAGTACTGGAACGTGGCCTATCCTGGCCACCGTGCACCTCACTTAGTCCTTACCGACGGCCAGCCGCTCATCGACCACCTTGGCAAGCACTTCACCGTGATCCAAGTCTCTTCAGAGGCCCAGGCTGGTGACCAAGCTTCCAAGCTCGTTGCCGCTGGCGAGGCTGCCGGTATCGACGTCAAGGTTGTCACCATTGACTCGGCTTTGGCTGGGAGTAAGTTTCCCCAGAGCTTGACCCTCGTTCGACCCGACCGCTTCGTGTCTTGGGTTGGTGAGGAGGTGGACGATGCTGAAGCCGTTCTGGCTAGGTCGACGGGTAGGTAG
- the HNM1_7 gene encoding Choline transport protein: MFYGPVNRADNTVQEPRLSPVSRLGALRLRALELLLTARLFRPGPVRTSLTTRKVPSRGCRAGLKEQSIEASPPLQLHMMSTTESKSNSPAASVNVGTVGEKDTAAVHVHNASHGHYQEEGELRRGFSLLSCLGLAFAILNSWNAMSASAQIVLPSGGSVAMLWGLVVSALATLTMAVSFAEVCHVYPMTGGQLDWTYLLVPEKYRNFASFFVGWMGSTGWISLAASASIIVSNFLSGIIVMWNENFELKTWQSFLFYLAATIISWGLNAFGLKILPTLDRIAGLWSMAGIVVVSITILACSSGRFASAADVFTKFSNETGWPDGLAFFLGLLQSMFGLTGFDAVSHLVDEVPRPARTAPMVMVMSICLGATSAFIYLVIFLFCVQDFDALVSSPTGPILQVFLQSTKSLGGATALLVIFNLIAQIFAGQGLTTVASRMVFSFARDRGLGHISPYVGHVHVGLKTPVNAITFVCIWIVVLGCIQLGSSIAFNAIIASSVVFLQISYIIPMTALVIRGQACLEGNHHQKAVWSLGRFRRVINSIALAMLIFTTVIFTFPPAIPVNGESMNYVVAVLGVAIILCLGTWFVDGRKNYHGPRDIDARLAIAATAL, translated from the exons ATGTTCTATGGACCAGTTAACCGCGCAGATAACACTGTCCAGGAGCCCCGTCTCAGCCCCGTTTCTCGTTTAGGCGCTCTACGGCTGCGCGCTTTGGAGCTCCTGCTTACCGCCCGCCTGTTCCGACCGGGGCCCGTACGTACATCTCTGACGACAAGAAAAGTCCCCAGCCGAGGCTGTCGAGCAGGGTTAAAAGAGCAGAGTATTGAGGCGTCACCCCCGCTTCAGCTACACATGATGTCGACAACGGAAAGCAAATCAAACAGCCCGGCAGCCAGCGTCAACGTCGGAACGGTCGGGGAGAAGGACACGGCCGCCGTCCATGTCCACAACGCATCCCATGGCCACTACCAAGAAGAGGGAGAACTCAGGCGCGGGTTCTCGCTCCTGTCATGCTTGGGCCTCGCATTCGCAATCCTCAACAGTTGGAACG CAAT GTCGGCATCTGCACAGATTGTGTTGCCCTctggcggcagcgtcgccaTGCTCTGGGGCCTCGTTGTGtcggccctcgccaccctGACCATGGCCGTCTCGTT TGCCGAGGTATGCCACGTCTATCCCATGACCGGAGGGCAGCTCGATTGGACAT ACCTTCTCGTCCCCGAAAAGTACCGCAACTTTGCGTCCTTCTTCGTCGGGTGGATGGGTAGCACCGGCTGGATCTCACTCGCTGCAAGCGCATCCATCATCGTGTCCAACTTTCTGAGTGGCATCATCGTCATGTGGAACGAAAACTTTGAGCTCAAGACGTGGCAGAGCTTCTTGTTCTACCTAGCGGCGACAATCATCTCCTGGGGTCTCAACGCCTTTGGCCTCAAGATCTTGCCCACACTCGACCGGATTGCAGGCCTATGGAGCATGGCAGGTATTGTCGTCGTATCCATTACGATCCTCGCATGCTCGAGTGGACGCTTTGCCAGCGCCGCAGATGTGTTTACAAAGTTCAGCAACGAAACAGGGTGGCCAGAcggcttggccttcttcctcgGGCTACTCCAATCCATGTTTGGGCTTACCGGATTCGATGCGGTCAGTCATCTTGTGGATGAGGTCCCAAGACCTGCTCGCACTGCTCCAATGGTCATGGTCATGTCGATTTGCCTCGGAGCGACCTCGGCATTCATCTACCTCGTCATCTTCCTCTTCTGCGTTCAAGATTTCGACGCCCTTGTGTCGTCGCCCACTGGCCCTATCCTCCAGGTCTTCCTGCAGTCGACCAAGAGCCTGGGCGGAGCGACCGCCTTGTTGGTCATTTTCAACCTAATCGCTCAAATCTTCGCAGGACAAGGCCTCACTACCGTTGCTTCGCGCATGGTCTTTTCGTTTGCCCGTGACCGCGGTCTCGGACACATTTCGCCCTACGTCGGCCACGTTCACGTTGGCCTCAAGACGCCGGTCAACGCTATTACCTTTGTGTGCATCTGGATCGTTGTCCTCGGGTGTATCCAGCTCGGCTCGTCGATTGCATTCAACGCCATCATCGCTTCATCGGTCGTCTTCCTGCAGATCTCCTACATCATTCCTATGACAGCGCTTGTCATTCGTGGGCAGGCTTGCTTGGAAGGTAATCACCACCAGAAGGCGGTCTGGAGCCTCGGTCGCTTCCGCCGCGTCATCAACAGCATTGCCCTCGCGATGCTGATCTTCACGACCGTCATCTTCACCTTCCCGCCCGCCATCCCCGTCAACGGCGAGAGCATGAACTATGTTGTCGCAGTGCTCGGCGTAGCCATCATTCTATGCCTCGGCACGTGGTTCGTGGATGGCCGCAAGAACTATCATGGGCCTAGAGACATCGACGCCAGACTTGCGATCGCCGCCACTGCCCTGTGA
- the mdlC gene encoding Benzoylformate decarboxylase, translating to MDMTRRTVLDSTVDILLAHGLTTVFGNPGSNELPFLAGLPKDKFDYVLGLQEGVVVGMADGYAQSTGKAVLVSLHAASGTGNAMGALTNAHYSHSPLVLLAGQQIRGTVGQEVMLSNVDASILPRPLVKYSHEPLAASDVPRAVSQAILEASTHPKGPVYLSVPYDDWAAEALPSDSLLPKRRVNTAGSLSNAQLVDIKAILSRSSSPVVVVGPDVDAARAQQHVAKIAERLGAPVWIAPSAPRCPFPTTHTHYRGLLHPGIESVRSKLEGHDLVLLLGAPAMRYHRWEPGEYLPDGTEVIHLTCDPKEATRAPYGTAWVVELLDALAQLADVIEDRIVHLDPRTIPSSGADGTLTGTKILDVLAAAGEEVPTPSGTRPITYVNECTTLDLLFLDRVPITSPGGYHFPASGGLGFGMPAAVGVSLGRPGATVVAVIGDGSANYGITALYTAAQRQTRTVFVIVNNGSYGALRGFAKRLNALDAPGLDVPGIDFVSIATGYGVPATRVTTVNGFQTAYLDALRAEGPVLVEAVAGNSQATLELS from the exons ATGGATATGACCAGACGTACAgtgctcgactcgacggTGGATATCCTCCTCGCACATGGACTAACGACAGTCTTTGGCAATCCTGGTTCAAACGAGCTTCCGTTCCTCGCCGGTCTCCCAAAGGACAAGTTTGACTATGTCCTGGGGCTACAGGAaggcgttgtcgtcggcatgGCTGATGGCTACGCGCAGTCCACTGGCAAAGCCGTCTTGGTCAGCCTGCACGCTGCCAGCGGTACAGGGAATGCAATGGGCGCTCTGACCAATGCGCACtactcgcactcgccgctgGTGCTCCTTGCCGGTCAACAGATTCGCGGCACAGTGGGTCAAGAAGTCATGCTGTCCAATGTCGACGCTTCCATCCTTCCTCGCCCCTTGGTCAAGTACTCTCATGAACCGCTGGCTGCCTCCGACGTGCCTCGAGCCGTATCACAGGCCATTCTCGAAGCCTCGACACACCCCAAGGGGCCAGTGTACCTCTCGGTACCCTACGACGACTGGGCCGCGGAAGCCCTTCCTAGTGACAGCTTGCTGCCCAAACGCAGAGTCAACACAGCGGGGTCACTATCCAACGCGCAGCTGGTTGACATTAAAGCCATCCTAAGCCGATCCAGCAGCCCAGTGGTAGTTGTTGgccccgacgtcgacgccgctaGAGCCCAGCAACACGTCGCGAAGATTGccgagcgtctcggcgcccCCGTCTGGATCGCTCCATCCGCCCCTCGGTGTCCGTTCCCGACTACCCATACCCACTACCGCGGGCTCCTGCACCCGGGCATTGAATCAGTCCGCAGCAAGCTAGAGGGCCACGACCTGgtgctcctccttggcgctCCAGCCATGCGATATCACCGCTGGGAGCCGGGAGAATACTTGCCAGACGGAACCGAGGTCATTCATCTTACGTGTGATCCCAAGGAGGCGACAAGGGCACCGTACGGAACTGCTTGGGTAGTCGAACTGCTCGACGCACTCGCTCAACTCGCCGATGTCATTGAGGATCGCATAGTTCACCTGGATCCCCGGACTATACCCTCCAGTGGGGCCGATGGTACACTGACAGGCACAAAGATCCTCGATGTGCTGGCCGCCGCAGGCGAAGAAGTGCCCACCCCCAGCGGTACCCGGCCCATCACCTATGTCAACGAATGCACAACACTCGATCTGCTCTTCCTGGACCGTGTCCCAATAACAAGCCCAGGCGGATACCACTTTCCAGCCTCTGGCGGGCTCGGGTTTGGGATGCCGGCAGCCGTTGGCGTCTCACTTGGCCGACCAGGCGCCACTGTTGTCGCCGTCATTGGCGATGGTAGTGCAAACTATGGTATCACGGCGCTCTACACGGCTGCCCAGAGACAAACCCGGACAGTCTTCGTTATTGTCAACAATGGCTCCTACGGCGCCCTACGTGGGTTTGCAAAGCGACTCAATGCCCTCGATGCCCCAGGACTCGACGTTCCCGGTATCGACTTTGTCAGTATTGCAACTGGGTACGGTGTCCCGGCGACGCGAGTGACGACGGTTAATGGGTTTCAAACGGCCTATCTCGACGCTCTGAGGGCTGAGGGGCCAGTGCTGGTAGAGGCCGTG GCTGGTAATTCTCAGGCCACCTTGGAACTGTCGTAA
- the ABCG11 gene encoding ABC transporter G family member 11, with protein MSPLQSKSIVEDFKFSHDVDLKLAGHSSARAEIASNTGTIETSDDHSHASPVKAVDIDIRSEFERASMRVVYRHLTYEVKGGKPWWKKVATFDWKKSTTKRILDDVSIRAPAKGMTAILGPSGSGKSTLLEVMSFRRNGYQHGGKCYVNEQEVQPYQMAVLGALVEQDDDHFGVLTVRETIAFAMKLAGRYEVSQLDRIIEEMGLSSCQNVRIGNAIQKGISGGQKRRLTVATALVTSPKILFLDEPTSGLDSFTSKRVIACIRDYAYKHDIAVFASLHQPSVALWEHFEEIAVLDKGRLVFLGTMIDAENFCRDNMLLRKYDNPADKLIEMVSGIIPIVNNKAPAVAMREHYELSLLGKEMETVRYGSATLHTGDLVKRRGISHQFNVIAVLFDRLLTNYSRNLLAFGIRMGMFLGMGAMLALIWINLARVDDRINDRLSIHFFSVAFLSFMSVAGIPSFIEERSVYVRERRNGLYGPLPFLLANTFVLIPFVFGCALIFSIIIYWSIGLHPGAGHFFRFLSFLFLALLVAETQSSLIAAIVPIFVAALALTAFVNGFWMCVQGFFIRGRSLPRFWYYSFHFMDYQTYAFEILAKNDLVGVVFKCRNFFPGSTTDCNCVYPASQETIDMYGKCAVTGQDVIDYLGFGGISVTGYAFILLGIFVLYRFFLYIALRYTGKL; from the exons ATGTCGCCGCTTCAGTCCAAGAGCAT CGTCGAGGACTTCAAGTTCAgtcacgacgtcgacctcaagctcgcTGGGCACTCGTCCGCTAGGGCAGAGATTGCGTCGAATACTGGCACCATTGAGACCAGCGATGATCACTCGCACGCCTCTCCCGTCAAGGCTGTGGACATCGACATTCGCTCGGAATTTGAACGTGCCTCAATGCGAGTCGTATACCGCCATCTGACTTACGAGGTGAAAGGCGGCAAGCCCTGGTGGAAGAAGGTTGCGACTTTCGATTGGAAGAAGTCGACAACCAagcgcatcctcgacgaTGTGTCAATCAGGGCCCCTGCCAAGGGAATGACTGCCATTCTTGGTCCATC TGGTTCAGGCAAGTCGACTCTACTGGAGGTCATGTCATTCCGCAGAAATGGATACCAGCATGGCGGAAAG TGCTACGTCAACGAACAGGAGGTCCAACCGTACCAGATGGCTGTTCTTGGCGCGCTCGTTGAGCAGGACGACGATC ACTTTGGCGTCCTGACCGTGAGGGAGACAATCGCGTTTGCTATGAAACTCGCCGGAAGGTATGAGGTCTCTCAACTGGACAGGATCATTGAGGAAATGGGTCTCTCGTCTTGTCAAAACGTCAGG ATTGGAAACGCAATTCAAAAAGGCATTTCTGGTGGCCAAAAGCGGCGGCTTACGGTTGCCACCGCCCTCGTTACTTC CCCCAAGATCTTGTTCCTAGACGAACCCACAAGT GGACTTGACTCGTTCACATCAAAGCGCGTTATCGCCTGCATAAGGGATTACGCATACAAGCACGACATTGCGGTCTTCGCGTCGCTTCATCAACCATCCGTGGCCCTTTGGGAACATTTTGAAGAAATTGCGGTTCTTGACAAGGGCCGGCTTGTCTTCTTGGGGACCATGATCGACGCAGAGAACTTCTGCAGGGACAACATGTTGCTCCGGAAATAT GACAACCCTGCCGACAAGTTAATTGAGATGGTCTCTGGAATCATCCCCATCGTCAATAATAAAGCTCCTGCTGTAGCTATGCGCGAACACTATGAGCTTTCTCTACTCGGGAAAGAGATGGAGACTGTGCGATACGGTTCGGCAACTCTTCACACTGGCGACCTTGTCAAACGGAGAGGAATCTCGCATCAATTCAACGTTATCGCCGTTCTGTTTGATCGGCTGCTCACCAACTACTCTcg GAACCTGCTTGCGTTTGGAATTCGAATGGGAATGTTCCTGGGAATGGG AGCAATGCTGGCCCTTATCTGGATCAATCTCGCCAGGGTCGATGACAGGATCAATGACAG GCTGTCGATCCACTTCTTCTCCGTTGCTTTTCTG TCCTTCATGAGTGTAGCCGGGATTCCGTCTT TCATCGAGGAACGGTCGGTTTATGTTCGAGAGCGTAGAAACGGACTTT ATGGCCCTCTCCCTTTCCTTTTGGCCAACACATTTGTGCTCATTCCATTCGTCTTTGGCTGCGCTCTAATCTTCAGCATCATCATCTACTGGTCCATTGGTCTCCACCCCGGGGCGGGACACTTTTTCCGATTCCTCTCCTTCCTCTTCCTTGCTCTCTTGG TTGCCGAAACCCA ATCTAGTCTGATTGCGGCCATCGTGCCCATCTTTGTTGCTGCGCTAGCCTTGACCGCCTTCGTTAATGGTTTCT GGATGTGTGTTCAAGGCTTCTTCATTCGAGGCCGGTCTCTGCCGAGGTTTTGGTACTACAGCTTCCACTTCATGGACTACCAA ACTTACGCTTTCGAGATCCTGGCCAAGAACGACCTGGTCGGGGTTGTGTTCAAATGCCGCAACTTCTTCCCGGGAAGCACCACAGACTGCAATTGCGTGTACCCAGCATCACAGGAGACAATCGACATGTACGGAAAATGTGCTGTGACGGGACAGGACGTCATCGAC TACCTAGGCTTTGGCGGAATTTCTGTCACTGGGTACGCTTTCATTCTTCTGGGCATCTTCGTTCTCTACCGCTTCTT CCTCTACATCGCCCTTCGTTACACTGGCAAACTGTGA
- the sufS gene encoding Cysteine desulfurase SufS, which yields MREVRERVIGYNSTLPTPDNGSVPLVYADHAGSGRSMDIIEDTIQRYIAPMAGNPHSDSAYTARQITQYREESRETIKKILGNPSNCSVIFAGNGVTGAINKLVAILGTRIGYRCGDKDFIVKSNDRPIVLIGPYEHHSNILPWQETIADVVIIKKSESGQIDPVDLRAKCSKYSSRKLKIGSFSAGSNVTGVFTNITHIAQVLRDFGFLSFWDHGSSGPHQKVSFTPIMDALFLSPHKYAGGPGSSGILVVRNSIFADTTMGRPPVPSQPGGGTVRYVGRNPGDHAYEPIHHTREEGGSPNFLADIRAGMVLALHDSTPIDWIKGIEGMYVSQAILSWGQPQIVVYGTSEAERAPTIAFNFRHGIGSFLHYNFVAAVLSDYFGIQVRAGCLCAAPYGHELLNISREESSTVKQLVVDDGTVGAKPGYLRASFAYYMSPEEVGYIISAVQFLARNAGGLLLAYEFFPTTGVWRVRRHAGRDLRTDPPATMKLHQLPFSSVLENKKARHEAEKAEAAAAIKRLAAQAAEAKRLAAQAEKAGAASAGKQRATVTPMGSVLEAEEGEETEPSCDPEGSQSSCPSSSHRSTSLLSTFSSPYSTAIGTETIESSLFSTHRQVNLDNSCLGDIQHLADQPPFVGKIEYNDKGEIDYEFYLVKGIDLVNAHTAEIKRLVEEARVRGDPLGYSYVPPSKEYMGGMTGFTLPAFCLRQEDGSLRSRVGTPASMNTSHDQITHAARAPNSTNLAATSTGGFGSTNGLPSREIRRSILQPKDKSSRWKKFVGT from the coding sequence ATGCGGGAGGTCCGCGAACGTGTCATTGGCTACAACTCGACCCTTCCCACACCCGACAATGGGAGCGTTCCCCTTGTGTACGCAGACCACGCCGGGTCCGGAAGGTCTATGGACATTATTGAAGACACCATCCAAAGGTACATTGCACCAATGGCAGGCAATCCTCATAGCGACTCTGCCTACACGGCTCGACAGATCACTCAGTATCGTGAAGAATCGCGCGAAACTATAAAGAAGATTCTCGGGAACCCTAGCAATTGCTCTGTCATCTTTGCGGGTAACGGAGTCACTGGCGCCATTAACAAGCTGGTGGCGATACTGGGAACCCGCATAGGATATAGATGTGGCGATAAAGATTTCATCGTCAAGAGTAACGACCGGCCCATCGTCTTGATAGGCCCATACGAACACCATTCGAACATCCTCCCTTGGCAAGAAACCATCGCGGACGTTGTCATCATCAAGAAGTCCGAGTCGGGGCAGATTGATCCTGTTGATCTCCGCGCGAAGTGCTCGAAGTACAGTTCTCGCAAGCTCAAGATCGGATCGTTCTCGGCCGGATCCAATGTCACCGGCGTCTTCACAAACATCACCCATATTGCCCAAGTCCTCCGCGATTTCGGGTTCCTGTCGTTTTGGGATCATGGATCCTCTGGACCTCATCAGAAGGTCTCCTTTACCCCTATCATGGACGCCCTCTTCCTTTCTCCCCACAAGTACGCCGGCGGCCCGGGAAGTTCAGGGATTCTCGTCGTGAGGAACTCTATCTTCGCCGATACCACAATGGGCCGACCTCCGGTACCATCTCAACCTGGCGGTGGTACTGTTCGATACGTCGGTCGAAACCCAGGCGACCATGCCTATGAGCCTATTCATCACACGAGAGAGGAAGGCGGCTCTCCCAACTTTTTGGCAGACATTCGGGCCGGAATGGTCCTGGCACTTCATGATAGTACGCCCATCGACTGGATCAAGGGAATCGAGGGCATGTACGTTTCGCAGGCCATCCTCTCGTGGGGGCAACCGCAAATAGTGGTATACGGCACGTCAGAAGCAGAGCGGGCACCGACGATCGCCTTCAACTTTCGACACGGCATTGGCAGCTTTCTACACTACAACTTTGTTGCCGCAGTTCTCAGCGACTACTTCGGGATCCAGGTGAGGGCAGGATGCCTTTGTGCTGCACCTTATGGTCACGAACTCCTCAACATCTCACGCGAGGAGTCGAGCACCGTCAAGCAGttggtcgtcgacgatggAACGGTAGGAGCCAAGCCCGGCTACCTCCGGGCATCATTCGCCTACTACATGTCACCAGAGGAGGTTGGCTACATCATCTCCGCCGTCCAGTTTCTTGCCAGGAACGCAGGTGGTCTGCTGCTTGCCTACGAGTTCTTCCCCACAACTGGGGTTTGGCGCGTCAGGCGCCACGCCGGTAGGGACTTACGGACCGATCCGCCGGCTACCATGAAGCTCCATCAGCTCCCCTTCAGCTCTGTCTTAGAGAACAAGAAGGCACGCCATGAAGCCGAGAAGGCAGAagccgcagcagccatcAAACGGCTTGCCGCTCAAGCGGCAGAAGCCAAACGGCTTGCCGCTCAAGCCGAGAAGGCAGGAGCCGCATCAGCAGGCAAACAGCGTGCCACTGTGACACCGATGGGAAGTGTCttggaggccgaggaaggcgaggaaaCGGAACCCTCTTGCGACCCCGAGGGCAGCCAGTCGTCCTGTCCATCGTCCAGTCACAGATCCACTAGTCTGCTTTCCACCTTCAGCAGCCCCTATTCGACAGCTATTGGCACCGAAACAATCGAGTCTTCGTTGTTTAGCACACACCGACAAGTCAATTTGGACAATTCATGTTTGGGAGACATCCAGCACCTTGCGGATCAGCCGCCTTTTGTTGGCAAGATCGAGTACAacgacaagggcgagatCGACTATGAGTTCTACCTCGTCAAGGGAATAGACCTCGTCAACGCGCATACCGCTGAAATCAAGCGGCTTGTCGAAGAGGCGAGAGTGCGGGGAGACCCATTGGGTTACTCCTATGTGCCACCATCAAAAGAGTACATGGGTGGTATGACCGGCTTTACCCTTCCAGCATTCTGTCTGCGGCAAGAAGACGGTAGCCTCAGGAGCCGGGTGGGAACCCCAGCCTCGATGAACACATCTCACGACCAAATCACACatgcggcgcgagcgcccAACTCCACAAACCTCGCCGCAACATCCACAGGCGGTTTCGGCAGCACAAACGGTTTGCCATCACGAGAGATTCGCCGCTCGATACTCCAGCCCAAGGACAAATCGTCACGATGGAAGAAGTTTGTAGGGACATAA
- the hxnT_1 gene encoding Flavin oxidoreductase hxnT has protein sequence MTITKPALFRPIKAGSLTLKHRVVLAPLTRMRADVSTAVPNDLSAEYYAQRSTDGGLLISEATFIAAEAGGISGVPGIYSPQQIAKWKETTDAVHKKGGLIFLQLWALGRVANPKLVPTVWAVSGNKPFSRSDNIPTPVTQLAAADIDRFVGHYRQAALNAIEAGFDGVEIHGANGYLVDQFLQPVSNDRTDEYGGSLENRLRFPLRVLNAVSQAIGPERVGIRASPFGEFQGMRGDFDPLTTFTQWFKAIVAAQPKLAYVHAVAPRVSGVSDVDQSLVDKRGDSLDSLRAIVQAAGIAFISAGGATPADALAEAEKVGDLIAFGRYFISNPDLPARIENGWELTPYNRKTFYTPGAEGYTDYPVHNARL, from the exons ATGACCATTACCAAACCAGCTCTCTTCCGGCCCATCAAAGCCGGCTCACTCACCCTCAAGCACCGTGTCGTTCTCGCCCCCCTCACGCGAATGAGGGCGGATGTTTCGACTGCGGTGCCAAATGACCTTAGTGCAGAGTACTATGCCCAGCGGTCAACAG acggcggcctgctcaTCAGCGAGGCCACTTTCATCGCTGCCGAAGCCGGTGGTATATCTGGAGTTCCAGGCATCTACTCGCCGCAGCAGATTGCCAAGTGGAAGGAGACGACAGATGCAGTGCACAAGAAGGGCGGCCTCATCTTCCTCCAGCTGTGGGCTCTTGG ACGTGTAGCCAACCCCAAGCTCGTGCCGACTGTGTGGGCAGTATCTGGCAACAAGCCGTTTAGCAGGTCTGACAACATTCCGACGCCTGTCACCCAGCTCGCGGCAGCCGATATTGACAGGTTTGTGGGTCACTACCGCCAGGCGGCTTTGAACGCCATCGAGGCCGGCTTCGATGGCGTCGAGATTCATGGTGCAAACGGATAC CTTGTCGACCAGTTCCTTCAGCCAGTGTCCAATGATCGCACCGACGAATACGGTGGTAGCCTTGAGAACCGCTTGCGATTCCCCCTCCGCGTCCTCAACGCCGTATCTCAGGCGATCGGCCCCGAACGCGTCGGCATTCGCGCATCGCCGTTCGGCGAGTTCCAGGGTATGCGCGGGGACTTCGACCCCCTCACCACGTTCACTCAGTGGTTCAAGGCGATTGTAGCAGCGCAGCCCAAACTGGCGTATGTCCACGCGGTCGCCCCACGCGTAAGCGGTGTCAGTGATGTCGATCAGTCTTTGGTGGACAAGCGGGgcgactcgctcgactcCCTACGTGCCATCGTGCAAGCTGCGGGCATTGCATTCATCTCTGCCGGCGGAGCGACGCCGGCTGATGCGCTTGCGGAGGCTGAGAAGGTTGGCGACCTCATTGCCTTTGGGCGATACTTTATCT CCAACCCAGACCTCCCCGCCCGTATCGAGAACGGCTGGGAGTTGACCCCGTACAACCGCAAGACGTTTTACACACCAGGTGCTGAGGGCTATACCGA CTATCCAGTTCACAATGCGCGGCTCTAG